From the genome of Cytobacillus firmus, one region includes:
- a CDS encoding H-type small acid-soluble spore protein, which produces MNIGRAKEIAESAEMHSVTLNGIPIIIQHVDEQTKTARIYTKANSEKEMNVSVNDLIEE; this is translated from the coding sequence ATGAATATAGGCAGAGCAAAAGAGATTGCTGAGTCTGCTGAAATGCACAGTGTTACTTTAAATGGCATACCGATCATCATTCAGCATGTAGATGAGCAGACTAAGACAGCACGCATTTACACAAAAGCAAATTCTGAAAAAGAAATGAATGTGTCGGTTAACGATTTGATTGAAGAATGA
- a CDS encoding gamma-glutamylcyclotransferase — protein MTTQKLFVYGTLRMHETNHFVLKGSPCIAEQAWVYGELFDTGLGYPSMKPSLDQKVYGELYEVHLDHFSDLDELEDYIPGRKDNLYDRVEQTVHTDNGEVNALVYVSSRDDLLAEPILHGDWKLYQLMKDKPEKTYYFAYGSCMDDERFCVANVDHHFKTIVGGGILAGYSMQYLFSRDDGGRADIIENGGVTEGVLYELPYEAVEYLFQREGFYGQWYRPAFVNVQAEDKLYKNVLTFHVYNKKGELPPPDHYALEILRGARGRVSDDYYKKLEQQLEKLGVKIRLDA, from the coding sequence ATGACTACGCAGAAATTGTTTGTATATGGAACCTTAAGAATGCATGAAACCAATCACTTTGTATTAAAAGGAAGCCCCTGCATTGCCGAGCAGGCATGGGTATACGGGGAATTATTTGATACTGGGCTTGGCTATCCCTCTATGAAACCATCGCTTGACCAAAAAGTGTATGGGGAACTTTATGAAGTGCATTTGGATCATTTTTCCGATCTGGATGAACTGGAGGATTATATCCCGGGCAGAAAAGACAATTTATACGATAGGGTGGAACAGACTGTCCATACGGATAATGGAGAAGTAAATGCACTAGTATATGTATCCTCCAGGGATGACCTGCTGGCAGAACCAATTCTTCACGGTGATTGGAAGCTTTACCAGCTTATGAAGGATAAGCCGGAGAAGACCTATTATTTTGCTTACGGATCCTGTATGGATGATGAACGATTTTGCGTGGCCAATGTAGATCACCATTTCAAAACGATTGTCGGCGGGGGAATATTGGCCGGTTATTCGATGCAATACCTGTTTTCCAGGGATGATGGAGGAAGGGCAGATATTATAGAAAATGGCGGTGTCACTGAAGGGGTTCTATATGAACTTCCCTATGAAGCTGTTGAATATCTGTTCCAAAGGGAAGGTTTTTACGGACAATGGTACCGTCCTGCCTTTGTAAATGTTCAGGCAGAGGATAAATTGTACAAAAATGTCCTGACTTTTCATGTCTATAATAAAAAAGGGGAGCTGCCCCCGCCTGACCATTACGCTCTTGAAATTCTCCGCGGCGCAAGAGGAAGAGTAAGTGATGATTATTACAAAAAGCTTGAACAGCAGCTGGAAAAACTGGGAGTTAAGATTCGATTGGATGCATGA
- a CDS encoding VOC family protein: protein MQGAKLYEAHLNSSNLERSIKFYENLGFKVAYTTEDRKAAFFFLGENKDNMLGIWETKDTPIRKNHIAFSVSPEKLRGIIPFLTEKEIEVRESFGLSPAEPIVHTWMPAASIYFYDPDGHSLEYIAVLEGEAKPHLNPMHLSEWEKLS from the coding sequence ATGCAGGGAGCAAAATTATATGAAGCACATCTAAACTCAAGCAATTTGGAAAGAAGTATCAAATTTTATGAAAACCTCGGCTTTAAAGTAGCTTACACGACAGAAGACAGAAAAGCAGCATTTTTCTTTCTGGGCGAAAATAAAGATAACATGCTGGGTATCTGGGAAACAAAAGACACCCCAATAAGGAAAAATCATATAGCCTTTTCTGTTTCGCCTGAGAAGCTCCGGGGAATTATTCCGTTTTTAACCGAAAAAGAGATCGAGGTCAGGGAAAGCTTTGGCCTATCACCGGCAGAACCGATTGTCCATACATGGATGCCCGCTGCTTCAATCTATTTTTATGATCCGGACGGCCACTCATTAGAATATATCGCTGTTTTAGAGGGGGAGGCAAAACCTCATCTAAATCCAATGCACCTAAGTGAGTGGGAAAAACTAAGCTAA
- a CDS encoding VOC family protein, with protein sequence MNVTLDHIVHFIKAEPAAAAAKWRDQGYKAISGGSHENWGTYNSLLYIGHSYLEFLSIEKNHIASMSDNPLIKQLTEEIRSGEGIGQLCFRTNNIEELQGELTAKGFETLPIFDGSRKRADGSILSWKMLFLKENYDYQYPFFIDWGKEDDKRFAELRQLGLIDEKLAAKKIEAVYIASKDCEKSAAAWQEIIPASRADIYISSDGKDKRAVILIGSVNIIFCQPLYENGMAMEVLRKRGEKPFAVQVAPGLNKELSLFEGLYF encoded by the coding sequence ATGAATGTGACGCTTGATCATATTGTCCACTTTATAAAGGCTGAGCCGGCTGCTGCTGCTGCAAAATGGAGGGATCAAGGATATAAGGCAATATCAGGGGGGAGCCATGAAAATTGGGGAACATATAACAGCCTCTTGTACATTGGGCATTCATACCTTGAGTTTTTATCGATTGAAAAGAATCATATTGCCTCAATGAGCGATAATCCGCTCATTAAACAGCTGACAGAAGAAATAAGAAGTGGAGAAGGAATCGGACAGCTTTGCTTCCGAACCAATAATATTGAAGAGCTGCAGGGTGAATTAACGGCAAAGGGCTTTGAGACCCTCCCAATCTTTGATGGAAGCAGAAAGAGGGCGGACGGAAGCATCCTTTCCTGGAAAATGCTCTTCTTAAAGGAAAATTACGACTATCAATACCCTTTCTTTATTGACTGGGGCAAGGAAGATGATAAAAGATTTGCGGAACTGAGACAACTCGGCCTAATTGATGAAAAGCTGGCTGCTAAAAAAATAGAAGCAGTCTATATAGCTTCTAAAGACTGTGAAAAATCTGCGGCAGCATGGCAGGAGATCATTCCAGCTTCCCGGGCTGATATTTACATAAGCAGTGACGGAAAAGACAAAAGAGCAGTCATTCTGATTGGTTCAGTTAATATCATCTTTTGCCAGCCATTATACGAGAATGGAATGGCAATGGAAGTTCTTCGTAAGAGGGGTGAGAAACCCTTTGCTGTTCAAGTAGCGCCAGGCCTTAACAAAGAACTATCACTATTTGAAGGTCTTTATTTTTAA
- a CDS encoding YhcN/YlaJ family sporulation lipoprotein codes for MIKRKLMMAGALSAALLAGCATNNNDMNETAQRNRDLTEPTKVNDSNYGENGRTTEPGIDLTRTGTDNDNQNDSPRMKVADKAADKITSITEVESANVIVTDNNAYVAARLNDGNGELTKDVEGKISDQVRAVDQDIDNVYVSVNPDFYDRMTGYSEDIRAGHPVEGFFDEFTQTVRRIFPTQR; via the coding sequence ATGATTAAGCGTAAATTAATGATGGCAGGAGCACTGTCAGCAGCATTGCTTGCAGGTTGTGCAACGAATAATAATGATATGAATGAAACAGCTCAGAGAAACAGAGACCTGACAGAGCCGACTAAAGTGAACGACAGCAACTATGGCGAAAATGGACGCACCACTGAGCCGGGGATTGATCTTACCCGCACGGGAACGGACAATGACAATCAAAATGATTCCCCGAGAATGAAGGTTGCTGATAAAGCTGCCGATAAAATTACCTCTATAACAGAGGTTGAATCTGCAAATGTCATCGTAACAGACAATAATGCCTATGTGGCCGCACGCTTAAATGATGGAAATGGAGAATTGACTAAGGATGTTGAGGGTAAGATTTCAGATCAGGTGAGAGCCGTCGATCAGGATATCGATAATGTATATGTGTCTGTTAACCCTGACTTTTATGATCGAATGACAGGATATTCAGAGGACATTCGGGCAGGTCATCCAGTAGAAGGATTTTTTGATGAATTTACACAAACTGTGCGCAGAATTTTCCCGACACAAAGGTAA
- the sda gene encoding sporulation histidine kinase inhibitor Sda yields MKIMSNEQLVVSYRDALKSGSEKEWIRILKTEIQKRGLRPFKE; encoded by the coding sequence ATGAAAATTATGAGTAATGAGCAGCTGGTCGTCTCGTATCGTGATGCATTAAAGTCAGGGTCTGAAAAGGAATGGATTAGGATATTAAAAACGGAGATTCAAAAACGGGGCTTAAGACCGTTTAAAGAGTAA
- a CDS encoding DUF6501 family protein, which translates to MIHLNWHERETLKKVKCVHTDAAKYIVNRALTAGNIYDVKNETEEFYFIVDNSGKVSGFYKDYFQDA; encoded by the coding sequence GTGATTCATTTAAACTGGCATGAACGCGAAACATTGAAAAAAGTAAAATGTGTGCACACAGACGCAGCAAAATACATTGTAAACCGGGCTTTAACAGCAGGGAATATCTATGATGTAAAAAATGAAACGGAAGAATTTTATTTCATTGTAGACAATTCCGGAAAAGTAAGCGGATTTTATAAAGACTACTTCCAGGATGCTTAA
- the odhB gene encoding 2-oxoglutarate dehydrogenase complex dihydrolipoyllysine-residue succinyltransferase, translating into MAEIKVPELAESITEGTVAQWLKQPGDTVNKGDYVVELETDKVNVEIISEHSGVLQEIKAQEGDTVNVGETIAVVNESGQAAPAPEKAEEKPEAAKAEEPKAEEQPQQPAAEEKTGGQRPIASPAARKLAREKGIDLSQVPTADPLGRIRTQDVESFNPNQAKQQAQTSKPAAASKPAEQASGGKEVERIKMSRRRQTIANRLVEVQQTAAMLTTFNEVDMTNVMNLRKKRKDKFFEENDVKLGFMSFFTKAVVAALKKNPYLNAEIQGNEIVLKKFYDIGIAVSAPEGLVVPVVRDADRKNFAEIEKDIMDLAVKARDNKLALSDLQGGSFTITNGGVFGSMMSTPILNGPQVGILGMHSIQLRPVAIDAERMENRPMMYIALSYDHRIVDGKEAVTFLKRVKELIEDPESLLFEA; encoded by the coding sequence GTGGCAGAAATCAAAGTTCCAGAATTGGCGGAATCCATTACAGAAGGTACGGTGGCACAGTGGCTGAAACAGCCTGGTGACACTGTCAATAAAGGTGACTATGTTGTCGAACTTGAAACGGACAAAGTAAATGTTGAAATTATTTCTGAACATAGCGGAGTTTTACAGGAAATCAAAGCACAGGAAGGCGACACGGTTAATGTAGGTGAAACCATTGCTGTCGTTAATGAAAGCGGACAAGCTGCACCTGCTCCGGAAAAAGCGGAAGAAAAGCCTGAAGCAGCAAAAGCGGAAGAGCCTAAGGCAGAGGAGCAGCCACAACAGCCTGCTGCTGAAGAAAAAACTGGCGGACAGCGTCCAATCGCTTCACCGGCAGCACGAAAGCTGGCAAGAGAAAAGGGCATTGACCTGAGCCAGGTGCCGACAGCCGACCCACTGGGCCGAATCAGAACACAGGATGTTGAATCCTTTAATCCTAACCAGGCAAAACAGCAGGCTCAAACATCAAAACCGGCAGCAGCTTCCAAACCGGCTGAACAGGCATCAGGCGGAAAAGAAGTGGAACGGATTAAAATGTCCCGCCGCCGCCAGACAATTGCAAATCGCCTTGTAGAAGTACAGCAAACAGCAGCCATGCTGACCACATTCAATGAAGTGGACATGACAAATGTAATGAACCTTCGCAAGAAGCGGAAGGATAAATTCTTTGAAGAAAACGATGTTAAGCTTGGCTTCATGTCATTTTTCACAAAAGCGGTCGTTGCAGCACTTAAGAAGAATCCTTACTTAAATGCTGAAATTCAAGGCAATGAAATCGTTCTGAAAAAATTCTATGATATTGGTATCGCTGTTTCAGCTCCTGAAGGTCTTGTCGTTCCGGTTGTCCGCGATGCAGACCGCAAAAACTTTGCGGAAATCGAAAAGGATATCATGGACCTTGCAGTGAAGGCAAGAGACAATAAGCTCGCTCTTTCAGATCTGCAGGGAGGAAGCTTCACGATCACAAATGGCGGTGTATTTGGCAGCATGATGTCTACGCCAATTCTGAACGGACCTCAGGTTGGTATCCTTGGAATGCACTCCATCCAGCTGCGCCCGGTTGCGATAGATGCTGAAAGAATGGAAAACCGTCCAATGATGTACATCGCACTATCTTATGACCACCGCATTGTTGACGGAAAAGAAGCTGTAACATTCCTGAAACGCGTCAAGGAACTGATTGAAGATCCGGAAAGCCTTCTTTTTGAAGCCTAA
- a CDS encoding methionine biosynthesis PLP-dependent protein yields MYNIDTKLAQIGNRSESATGAVNPPVYFSTAYRHEGIGQSTGFDYSRTGNPTRQLLEKAIADLEEGDQGYACSSGMAAILTILSLFKSGDEWIVSKDLYGGTYRLLEQGFKKWGLQSKYVNTSTPENVEELITENTKAIFLETPTNPLMEETDIQLIADIAKRHNILLIVDNTFYTPLLQQPLKLGADIVIHSATKYLGGHNDVLAGLVVAKGKQLCEDLAMNHNAAGAVLSPFDSWLLIRGMKTLSLRMERHEKNARELAAFLSDHAAVTEVLYPGKGGMISFRVQDESWVNPFLQSLSLISFAESLGGVESFITYPATQTHADIPEEIRIETGVCNRLLRFSVGIENAEDLKADLQHAFAKVLKEAVR; encoded by the coding sequence ATGTACAATATTGACACCAAATTAGCGCAAATCGGAAACAGGAGCGAATCAGCAACAGGAGCAGTGAATCCGCCTGTATACTTTTCAACCGCCTACCGGCATGAAGGCATTGGACAGTCAACTGGCTTTGACTATAGCCGAACAGGCAATCCTACCCGCCAGCTGCTTGAAAAGGCGATCGCCGATCTTGAAGAAGGCGATCAAGGCTATGCCTGCAGTTCTGGAATGGCTGCCATCCTTACGATTCTTTCCCTCTTTAAATCAGGAGATGAGTGGATTGTTTCCAAGGATTTATACGGCGGAACCTACCGTCTGCTTGAACAGGGCTTCAAAAAATGGGGACTGCAGAGCAAATATGTGAATACGAGCACTCCGGAAAATGTTGAAGAGCTAATCACCGAAAATACGAAAGCTATTTTTCTGGAGACTCCCACTAATCCGCTCATGGAAGAGACAGATATTCAGTTAATAGCTGATATCGCGAAACGGCATAATATTCTCCTGATCGTTGATAACACATTTTACACCCCCCTTCTTCAGCAGCCTCTAAAGCTTGGTGCTGATATTGTCATCCATAGTGCGACAAAGTATCTTGGAGGACATAATGATGTACTTGCCGGTTTAGTTGTCGCAAAAGGCAAACAGTTATGTGAGGATCTTGCCATGAACCACAATGCTGCCGGTGCAGTCCTTAGCCCATTTGATTCCTGGCTTTTGATCAGAGGCATGAAGACACTCTCTCTTCGCATGGAACGTCATGAAAAAAATGCCCGGGAATTAGCGGCTTTCTTATCAGACCACGCTGCCGTAACGGAAGTTCTTTATCCAGGCAAAGGAGGAATGATATCTTTCCGGGTCCAGGATGAATCCTGGGTGAATCCTTTTCTGCAGAGCCTCTCCCTCATCTCCTTTGCTGAAAGCCTTGGCGGAGTCGAGAGTTTTATAACATATCCCGCAACACAAACGCATGCGGACATCCCAGAAGAGATCCGCATTGAAACAGGTGTCTGTAACAGGCTTCTGCGTTTCTCGGTTGGAATCGAAAATGCAGAAGATTTGAAGGCGGATCTTCAACATGCTTTTGCAAAGGTTTTAAAGGAGGCAGTACGATGA
- a CDS encoding AMP-binding protein has translation MTELLNLTVGKLLEEKAGLHPDHEAVVYADRGLRMSYKEFNDYCRLAAKGFMKLGLEKGEHIAAWSTNTPEWLTCQFSTGKMGAVLVTVNTNYQAAELEYLLKQSDSTTIVLMEKFRDTSYIEMLYSIVPELKDSEPGQLKSKTLPFLKNVIVMGEKRFPGTYSWEDIIRMGESVTDSELDERMESLDPDDAINMQYTSGTTGFPKGVMLTHNNIVNNGYNIANCMRLTTDDRLCIPVPFFHCFGCVLGTMACISVGATIVPVQEFSPKAVLQTVQDEKCTGLHGVPTMFIAELNDPDFSKYDLSTLRTGIMAGSNCPIEVMKGVIEKMGASEITIAYGQTESSPVITQTRTDDPIELRVESVGRALPNVEVKIVEPGTNNEVPSGIQGELCTRGYHVMKGYYKNPDATKEAIDEDGWLHTGDLAVMDENGYCKITGRLKDMIIRGGENIYPREIEEFLYTHPQILDVQVVGVPDAVYGEEVVAWVIAKEGSDLTAEELRDYCKGKISRHKIPRYIEFINEYPMTASGKIQKFRLREQAKEVIENANTLKQ, from the coding sequence ATGACGGAATTATTGAATCTAACAGTAGGGAAGCTCCTGGAGGAGAAAGCCGGCCTTCACCCTGATCATGAAGCTGTAGTTTATGCCGATCGCGGGCTCCGAATGAGTTATAAGGAGTTTAATGATTATTGCAGGCTTGCTGCCAAAGGGTTTATGAAGCTGGGCCTTGAAAAAGGTGAGCATATTGCCGCATGGTCAACAAATACGCCGGAATGGCTTACGTGCCAGTTTTCAACAGGCAAGATGGGGGCTGTCCTTGTAACCGTTAATACAAACTATCAAGCTGCTGAACTCGAGTATCTGTTAAAGCAATCTGACAGTACAACGATTGTACTAATGGAGAAGTTCAGAGACACCTCTTACATAGAAATGCTGTACAGCATCGTTCCGGAACTGAAAGATTCCGAGCCGGGGCAGCTGAAAAGCAAAACACTTCCTTTCTTAAAAAACGTTATCGTCATGGGAGAAAAGCGCTTCCCTGGTACCTATAGCTGGGAAGATATTATCAGGATGGGCGAATCGGTCACAGACAGTGAACTCGATGAGCGGATGGAAAGCCTTGACCCTGACGATGCCATAAATATGCAATATACATCCGGAACGACAGGCTTTCCAAAAGGGGTTATGCTAACCCACAATAACATTGTTAATAATGGATACAATATCGCAAATTGTATGCGATTAACTACAGATGACCGATTATGTATTCCTGTTCCATTTTTCCATTGTTTCGGCTGTGTGCTGGGAACCATGGCATGCATATCCGTTGGCGCCACCATTGTTCCAGTTCAGGAATTCAGCCCTAAAGCTGTTCTGCAGACGGTCCAGGATGAGAAATGTACAGGCCTTCATGGAGTGCCAACAATGTTTATTGCAGAACTGAATGATCCTGATTTCAGCAAATATGATCTATCAACCCTCCGTACCGGCATAATGGCTGGCTCCAATTGTCCGATTGAGGTCATGAAAGGCGTTATTGAAAAAATGGGCGCAAGCGAAATAACCATTGCCTATGGCCAAACAGAGTCATCACCAGTTATAACCCAGACCCGGACAGATGATCCAATTGAACTGAGAGTAGAATCAGTTGGAAGGGCTTTGCCCAATGTGGAAGTGAAAATTGTAGAACCGGGCACAAATAACGAAGTTCCTTCTGGTATACAGGGAGAATTGTGTACCAGAGGCTACCATGTCATGAAGGGATATTATAAAAATCCGGATGCTACAAAAGAAGCCATTGATGAGGATGGCTGGCTCCATACCGGGGATCTAGCTGTAATGGATGAGAACGGATACTGTAAAATCACAGGCAGATTAAAGGATATGATCATCCGCGGCGGAGAAAATATATATCCGCGTGAAATAGAAGAATTCCTGTATACTCATCCTCAGATTCTGGACGTTCAGGTGGTTGGGGTTCCTGATGCTGTATATGGTGAAGAAGTGGTCGCCTGGGTAATAGCTAAGGAGGGCTCTGACTTAACTGCAGAAGAACTTCGCGATTATTGCAAAGGGAAGATTTCACGCCATAAAATCCCCCGCTATATCGAATTTATAAATGAATATCCAATGACAGCTTCAGGAAAAATTCAGAAATTCAGATTGCGTGAACAAGCAAAAGAAGTCATTGAAAATGCTAATACATTAAAACAATAG
- a CDS encoding 2-oxoglutarate dehydrogenase E1 component — MKKPLNGEGPFEQGFHGPNLGYVIELYERYLEDPSSIDPEMKEYFEKNGSPLTSEGTVQMASSANQPMNAGQLEKTLAAIRLADNIRTYGHLAADIYPLGNNKSEIALFELSKYGLTENDLKEIPAGVITKDATYPLRNGLEAIEFLKSAYMGPIAFEFQHIFDENEKDWLRRKIGANSHKLSMQKAERLKVLRRLTEVEEFEKFLHKTFVGQKRFSIEGLDTMVPLLDEIVSESVSDGAKTINIGMAHRGRLNVLAHVLGKPYEMIFAEFQHAPNKELVPSEGSIGINYGWTGDVKYHLGLDKQIKDENTTIARLTLANNPSHLEFVGSLVEGYTRASQDNRTKAGYPEVDPKAALAIIIHGDAAFPGQGIVAETLNLGQLTGYNTGGSIHIIANNTIGFTTESHDSRSTRYASDLAKGYEMPIMHVNADEPEAVVAAARIACEYRAKFQKDILIDLIGYRRFGHNEMDEPMTTNPLMYNIVRNRPTVKALYAEKLLNEKIISKEEAEGVHNEVLEKMKAAYEKVPKEKKEAELTDPPETVEKGLPKINTAVSIDKLKQINEELLKWPEDFKVFDKLGKILQRRLEALEGDGKIDWGLAETLAFATILSDGTPVRLTGQDSERGTFAQRNVVLHDHTTGKAYSPLHKLSTAKASFAVHNSPLSEAAVVGFEYGYNVFAPETLVLWEAQYGDFANAAQVMFDQFIAAGRAKWGQKSGLVMLLPHGYEGQGPEHSSARLERFLTLAAENNWTVANLSSSAQYFHILRRQAAILGKEEVRPLVIMSPKSLLRNPTVASNGIELSEGEFRSVIEQPGLGQNHEKVKRIILGTGKITIDLAENLKNYPDQDWFHILRVEEIYPFPMNQIKDILTRYPNVDEIVWIQEEPKNMGAWNFVEPRLKEIAGSEIEVSYIGRRRRSSPAEGDPTVHKKEQARIIEETLTRKQEGGN; from the coding sequence ATGAAAAAGCCATTGAATGGTGAGGGACCTTTTGAACAGGGATTTCATGGCCCAAACCTTGGCTACGTTATTGAACTTTATGAAAGATATTTAGAGGATCCATCCTCGATTGATCCTGAAATGAAAGAGTACTTTGAAAAAAATGGTTCCCCTCTTACGAGTGAAGGAACGGTGCAAATGGCTTCATCTGCAAATCAGCCAATGAATGCCGGACAGCTTGAGAAAACACTTGCTGCTATTCGCCTGGCAGATAATATCCGCACATATGGCCACTTGGCTGCCGATATTTATCCACTGGGTAACAATAAATCGGAAATTGCTTTATTTGAACTGAGCAAATATGGCTTAACTGAAAATGACTTAAAAGAGATCCCTGCTGGTGTCATTACCAAAGATGCCACATATCCTTTACGCAACGGACTTGAAGCAATTGAATTCCTGAAGAGCGCTTATATGGGACCCATTGCTTTTGAATTCCAGCATATATTTGATGAAAACGAAAAAGACTGGCTTCGCCGTAAAATAGGGGCCAACAGCCACAAGCTGTCAATGCAAAAAGCGGAAAGACTGAAAGTTTTAAGAAGACTGACTGAAGTTGAGGAATTTGAAAAGTTCCTTCATAAAACTTTCGTCGGACAAAAGAGATTCTCCATTGAGGGTCTGGATACAATGGTCCCGTTACTGGATGAAATTGTTTCTGAATCCGTTTCTGATGGAGCAAAAACGATTAACATCGGAATGGCCCACCGTGGAAGGTTAAATGTGCTTGCTCATGTGCTTGGAAAGCCATATGAGATGATCTTCGCAGAATTCCAGCATGCCCCGAATAAAGAACTGGTTCCTTCTGAGGGATCCATCGGGATCAATTACGGCTGGACAGGTGACGTTAAATATCATCTTGGTCTTGATAAACAAATCAAAGATGAGAATACGACAATAGCCAGACTGACATTAGCTAACAATCCGAGCCACCTGGAATTTGTTGGTTCACTAGTGGAGGGCTACACGCGAGCTTCACAGGACAACAGAACAAAGGCCGGTTATCCTGAAGTAGATCCAAAAGCTGCTCTAGCCATTATCATTCATGGAGACGCAGCATTCCCTGGTCAGGGCATTGTAGCAGAAACACTTAATCTCGGACAGTTGACTGGCTATAATACTGGCGGTTCAATCCATATCATTGCCAATAATACAATTGGTTTCACAACCGAATCACATGATTCACGCTCTACCAGATATGCAAGTGATCTGGCCAAAGGGTATGAAATGCCAATTATGCATGTTAATGCGGACGAACCTGAAGCAGTAGTTGCAGCGGCAAGAATTGCCTGTGAGTATCGTGCTAAATTCCAGAAGGATATCCTCATCGATTTAATCGGGTATCGCCGTTTTGGACATAACGAGATGGACGAGCCTATGACGACGAATCCTCTTATGTATAATATTGTACGCAATCGGCCAACCGTGAAAGCGCTGTATGCTGAAAAGCTTTTAAATGAAAAGATCATCAGTAAAGAGGAAGCTGAAGGCGTCCATAATGAAGTGCTGGAAAAAATGAAGGCAGCCTATGAAAAAGTGCCAAAAGAAAAGAAGGAAGCTGAATTAACCGATCCTCCTGAAACTGTCGAAAAGGGTCTGCCAAAAATTAATACAGCCGTTTCAATTGATAAACTAAAACAAATCAATGAAGAATTATTAAAATGGCCGGAGGATTTCAAGGTATTTGATAAACTCGGCAAAATTTTACAGCGCAGATTGGAAGCGCTTGAAGGGGACGGCAAAATTGATTGGGGCCTCGCAGAAACACTGGCATTTGCAACCATCCTATCTGATGGCACACCTGTCAGACTGACTGGCCAGGATTCAGAGAGAGGAACATTTGCTCAAAGAAACGTTGTCCTGCATGATCATACAACTGGAAAAGCGTATTCACCTTTGCATAAGCTCTCAACTGCCAAGGCATCATTCGCTGTCCATAATAGTCCATTATCAGAAGCCGCTGTTGTAGGCTTTGAATATGGATATAATGTATTTGCTCCGGAAACCCTTGTTTTATGGGAAGCTCAATATGGTGATTTCGCCAATGCAGCACAGGTAATGTTTGACCAGTTTATTGCTGCCGGCCGAGCAAAATGGGGCCAAAAATCAGGTCTTGTCATGCTCCTTCCGCACGGTTATGAAGGACAAGGACCAGAACATTCAAGTGCGCGCCTGGAAAGATTCCTGACTCTTGCAGCTGAAAATAACTGGACAGTTGCCAATCTTTCTTCATCAGCACAGTACTTCCATATTTTAAGAAGACAGGCTGCCATACTCGGAAAAGAGGAAGTTCGCCCGTTAGTGATCATGTCTCCGAAGAGTCTGCTGCGCAATCCGACTGTCGCATCAAATGGAATTGAATTGAGCGAAGGAGAATTCCGATCCGTTATCGAACAGCCTGGTTTAGGTCAAAATCATGAAAAAGTGAAACGCATCATTCTTGGAACAGGAAAGATCACAATTGATTTAGCCGAAAACCTGAAAAACTATCCGGATCAGGATTGGTTCCATATTTTACGTGTGGAAGAAATCTATCCGTTCCCAATGAATCAGATCAAAGACATTTTAACCCGTTATCCAAATGTGGATGAAATTGTCTGGATTCAGGAAGAACCTAAAAATATGGGTGCATGGAATTTCGTTGAACCTAGACTGAAAGAAATCGCAGGCAGCGAAATCGAAGTCAGCTACATCGGAAGAAGACGCAGATCAAGCCCGGCAGAAGGTGACCCGACTGTTCATAAGAAAGAACAAGCACGCATAATAGAAGAAACCCTAACACGCAAGCAAGAAGGAGGAAATTAA